From the genome of Vicia villosa cultivar HV-30 ecotype Madison, WI linkage group LG2, Vvil1.0, whole genome shotgun sequence, one region includes:
- the LOC131649985 gene encoding AAA-ATPase At3g50940-like, translated as TIINYNRLIELGPNSLHIPLKLRNFILSKLQEFFSGYRPSNEVSLLIDQIWDGNTNNLFYAAKEYLPTKISNTYKSLKVGKISDHDNLLLAFDGKQQVLDEFEGIKIKWMLIQKPDNDNHGFQSPNPVRKIGDLGYGYPKASRKAKESTENGFVLSFDEKHRDKIMEKYIPHVLSTYEAIKAGNRTLKIHSMQDGHWQHSDFNHPASFDSLALDPDLKKSIIDDIDRFLSRKKFYKKVGKPWKRGYLLYGPPGTGKSSLIAAIAKYLKFDVYDLDLSLVYCNSQLTTLMRGTSNRSIIVVEDIDCNKEVLNRSKAQAYEGAYPGFGQADTKTFTMSGLLNCMDGLWSSFGDERIFIFTTNHKDKVDSALLRPGRMDKHIHLSFLETKAFKILASNYLDIEEQHQSLIQQVEELLEKVDVTPAVVAEHLLRNEDAKVVLEGLFEFLHEISIEENEE; from the exons actattattaattataataggcTTATAGAACTTGGGCCTAATTCATTACACATACCCTTAAAACTTCGAAACTTCATCCTCTCAAAGCTACAAGAATTCTTCTCAGGTTATCGACCCAGTAACGAAGTCTCACTTCTAATCGATCAGATTTGGGACGGAAATACCAACAATCTCTTCTATGCAGCCAAAGAGTATCTTCCTACTAAAATATCAAACACTTATAAATCTCTCAAAGTTGGAAAAATATCTGATCATGACAACCTTCTCTTAGCTTTTGACGGAAAGCAACAAGTGTTGGATGAATTTGAAGGCATCAAGATTAAATGGATGCTTATTCAAAAACCCGATAACGATAACCACGGTTTTCAAAGTCCCAATCCCGTTAGAAAAATAGGAGATCTAGGTTATGGTTATCCCAAAGCATCTCGCAAGGCAAAAGAATCTACTGAGAATGGATTTGTGTTAAGTTTCGATGAGAAACATAGAGATAAAATAATGGAGAAATATATTCCACATGTTTTAAGCACTTATGAAGCTATAAAAGCAGGTAACAGAACTCTCAAGATCCATTCCATGCAAGATGGGCATTGGCAACACAGTGATTTTAACCATCCTGCTTCATTTGATTCACTTGCTTTGGATCCTGATCTAAAGAAATCTATAATTGATGATATTGATAGGTTTTTGAGTAGGAAAAAGTTTTACAAAAAAGTGGGCAAGCCATGGAAACGCGGTTACCTATTGTATGGGCCACCAGGGACAGGAAAATCTAGTCTTATTGCTGCTATAGCAAAGTACTTGAAATTTGATGTCTATGATTTGGATCTTAGTTTGGTGTATTGTAACTCACAACTCACTACATTAATGAGAGGAACATCTAACAGATCCATCATTGTTGTTGAAGACATTGACTGCAACAAAGAGGTGCTTAATCGATCAAAGGCTCAG GCATATGAGGGGGCATATCCGGGTTTTGGACAAGCTGATACAAAAACGTTTACTATGTCGGGTCTTCTTAATTGTATGGATGGTTTGTGGTCAAGCTTTGGTGATGAACGCATTTTCATATTTACTACAAATCATAAAGACAAAGTTGATTCTGCATTGTTGCGTCCTGGTCGAATGGATAAGCATATTCACCTCTCCTTCCTCGAAACCAAGGCATTCAAAATCTTAGCTTCTAACTATTTGGACATTGAAGAACAACATCAGTCACTCATTCAACAAGTTGAAGAGCTATTGGAAAAAGTAGATGTCACCCCTGCTGTAGTGGCTGAACATTTGTTGAGAAATGAGGATGCTAAGGTTGTTCTAGAAGGactttttgaatttcttcatgaaaTTTCAATAGAGGAGAATGAAGAATAA